In Leopardus geoffroyi isolate Oge1 chromosome D1, O.geoffroyi_Oge1_pat1.0, whole genome shotgun sequence, a single window of DNA contains:
- the LOC123602376 gene encoding olfactory receptor 147-like, whose amino-acid sequence MMVGTMASGNDSSVTQFILLGLTQQPELQLPLFFIFLGIYMVTVMGNMGLIILIGLKPHLHTPMYYFLFNLSFIDLCYSSVIMPRMLIGFVKQNTISYAECVAQLCFFSFFVIDECYILTSMAYDRYVAICKPLLYKAIMSHQVCLMLMAGTYAMGFVGAMAHTGCMLRLTFCDGNIINHYMCDIPPLLQLSCTSTYVNELVVFIVVGINVIMPSLTITISYTLIVSNILRIRSTGGRSKAFSTCGSHIVTVSLFFGASAFMYLKPSPAGSLDQDKVSTVFYTIVGPMLNPFIYSLRNKDVKIALSKTFKKRVFS is encoded by the exons ATgatggtt GGAACAATGGCATCAGGCAATGACTCTTCAGTGACCCAGTTTATCCTGCTGGGTTTAACACAACAGCCAGAACTCCAGCTGcctctcttcttcattttcttaggaATCTACATGGTCACCGTGATGGGGAACATGGGCTTGATTATTCTGATTGGTCTGAAGCCTCACCTGCACACTCCCATGTACTACTTTCTCTTCAACCTTTCCTTCATTGATCTCTGCTACTCGTCTGTCATAATGCCTAGAATGCTGATAGGTTTTGTAAAGCAAAACACCATCTCTTACGCAGAGTGCGTGGCTCagctctgtttcttctccttctttgtcATTGATGAGTGCTATATTTTGACATCGATGGCCTATGACCGGTATGTGGCCATCTGTAAGCCCCTGCTTTACAAGGCCATCATGTCCCACCAGGTCTGCCTCATGCTGATGGCAGGAACATATGCAATGGGGTTTGTGGGTGCCATGGCCCACACCGGGTGCATGCTGAGGCTCACGTTCTGTGATggcaacatcattaatcattacaTGTGTGACATACCTCCTCTCCTTCAGCTCTCCTGCACGAGCACCTACGTCAACGAGCTGGTGGTTTTCATTGTGGTGGGAATCAATGTAATCATGCCCAGTCTCACCATCACCATTTCTTACACCTTGATCGTCTCCAACATCCTCCGTATCCGTTCTACAGGGGGCAGGTCCAAAGCCTTCAGTACCTGTGGCTCCCACATAGttactgtttctctcttctttggagCATCGGCATTCATGTATCTAAAACCTTCTCCTGCTGGGTCCCTGGATCAAGATAAGGTATCCACAGTTTTTTATACCATTGTGGGGCCAATGTTGAATCCTTTTATCTATAGTCTGAGGAACAAAGATGTCAAAATTGCACTGAGTAAGACTTTTAAGAAAAGGGTGTTCTCTTGA
- the LOC123602210 gene encoding LOW QUALITY PROTEIN: olfactory receptor 10S1 (The sequence of the model RefSeq protein was modified relative to this genomic sequence to represent the inferred CDS: inserted 4 bases in 2 codons; deleted 1 base in 1 codon), which translates to MSVGDSCVAKGISSHSVCEENAMETEAPNQAVLSHFFLEGLMYTAEHPGLFFLLFLLIYSITLTGNLLILITVSSEPHLCSPMYHFLGHLSSLDACLSTVTVPKVMAGLLLTVHGKVISSEGCAVQLYCFHFLASTECFLYAVMAYDRYLAICQPLHYPGDMNRRMCAGLAGITWAVGAGHSAVHTALTFRLLYCGPHHIARFFCDMPPVLKLACADTTISEPVTLANIGLVAQXCLPFIIIPDVFSVAAVLRVRPAQGWQRAFSTCTSHLTVVLLNYVPPVCIYLQPXAGAGAEAPAVFYTIVTPTLNPFIYAPRNKEVKRALQRLLRGGCRESPAHPLTCFVTLNVPAKEMTSPGAKWGGEIIQVKISTTEFQLSHELSPLPLAKRHLSMSQSQTLHL; encoded by the exons ATGTCTGTTGGTGACAGTTGTGTCGCAAAGGGGATAAGTAGCCACTCCGTGTGTGAGGAGAATGCCATGGAGACAGAGGCCCCCAACCAGGCTGTGCTGAGCCACTTCTTCCTGGAGGGTCTCATGTACACAGCTGAACATCCtggcctcttcttccttctcttcctcctcatctaCAGCATCACCTTGACTGGGAATCTCCTCATTCTCATAACTGTGAGCTCTGAGCCTCACCTCTGCTCCCCTATGTACCACTTCCTGGGGCATCTCTCCTCCTTGGATGCCTGTCTGTCCACAGTGACAGTGCCCAAGGTCATGGCAGGCCTCCTCCTGACGGTGCATGGGAAGGTGATCTCCTCTGAGGGCTGTGCGGTTCAGCTTTACTGCTTCCATTTCCTGGCCAGCACTGAGTGCTTTCTATATGCCGTCATGGCCTACGACCGCTACCTAGCTATCTGCCAACCCCTACACTACCCA GGGGACATGAACAGACGGATGTGTGCAGGGCTGGCTGGGATCACTTGGGCCGTAGGTGCTGGGCACTCTGCCGTCCACACCGCCCTCACCTTTCGCCTGCTCTACTGTGGTCCTCACCACATCGCCCGCTTCTTCTGTGACATGCCCCCCGTGCTGAAGCTGGCCTGCGCAGACACCACCATCAGTGAGCCCGTCACGCTTGCCAACATCGGCCTTGTGGCGCA GTGTCTTCCCTTCATCATCATACCGGACGTCTTTAGTGTGGCGGCCGTGCTGCGGGTCCGCCCTGCCCAGGGCTGGCAGCGTGCCTTCTCCACCTGCACCTCCCACCTCACCGTGGTGCTGCTGAACTACGTGCCACCTGTATGCATCTACCTGCAGCC CGCGGGGGCAGGGGCTGAGGCCCCTGCTGTCTTCTACACAATCGTCACCCCCACGCTCAACCCTTTCATTTACGCTCCGCGGAACAAGGAGGTCAAGCGGGCTCTGCAAAGACTTCTGCGTGGAGGCTGCCGAGAGTCTCCAGCCCACCCCCTGACCTGCTTCGTGACTCTTAATGTGCCTGCCAAGGAAATGACTAGCCCCGGAGCAAAATGGGGAGGGGAAATCATTCAAGTGAAAATCAGCACCACTGAGTTTCAGCTCAGCCATGaactttcccccctccctttggCCAAGCGACATTTATCAATGTCTCAGTCACAAACTCTTCATCTATAG